In Myxococcota bacterium, one genomic interval encodes:
- a CDS encoding calcium-binding protein, with protein sequence MSRRNRTNIPDGTNITVTTSRRGEQIRVDKGDRVEVDGAPAVVLDDDRSSLRNEGTIATTGDTETVRVDADRVAVKNTSHGAIEAEDTAVEITGERAFVANDGRLEGDVNGVNFVNGGESSGTLVNRGVIESDSRAVNIGGENILVVNQGDIIGTGDQRNGTIYSDASAERYAIVNDHGATIDAGEGNQGAGIALQTGDEDGESVRASIVNRGEIDGRGQAASNVGLAGDGIRIFSGTPGGEDESFRGNLVNSGRISSESNQGTTAGVRVADGVGFDGTIANQHGGVIEGANNGLYFGNAEHDARVLNDGTIQSDSRAVNIDGTGVDLVNRGEILGTGNQRNGTIYSDATADDYSIVNERHATVDAGEGNQGAGIALQTGDVDGDTVEASIVNRGEIDGRGQAASNVGLAGDGVRIFSGTPGGENETFEGHLVNSGRISSESNQGTTAGVRVADGVGFDGTIANQRGGLIEGANNGLYFGNAEHDARVVNDGTIQSDSRAVNIDGTGVDLVNRGDILGTDNQRNGTIYSDATADDYSIRNERRGDVDAGEGNQGAGIALQTGDVDGDTVHAQIVNRGEIDGRGQGAADSGLAGDGIRIFSGTPGGEDETFEGYLINSGRISSESTQGPTSGVRIANGVGFDGTIANRRGGLIEGANNGLYFGDAAHDARVINDGTIRSDSRAVNIDGSGVELVNRGDIVGTGNQRNGTIYSDATAEDYQVVNERRGLVDAGHGNDGAGISLQTGDENGDIVSASVRNSGRIVGRGDGEGNLEGDGVRIFSGASEAPDGVIFQGDLENYRDILGSDDAIDIRAGVTLDGDIVNTGRLVGDDTGIEITGAVDGVIRNHGIIAGGRAAIDASEAEAGVEVLNRGRIDGDALLSAFDDVFVNDGFGRIHGDVLGGAGDDRIEGGRFGDRLFGGAGNDELRGGGGDDFLQGGGGSDLTDGGSGNDTASFADIGSSVTADLSEGEASYAAPNGNTVTDQLVSIENLVGSSNADSLAGDEGNNVLTGGDGEDTFVFRANAGRDVVTDFEEGDRLDVSDLFDSAEDALTAARQVGANTVVDLGSGDRVTLVGVQADDLDADVFLV encoded by the coding sequence ATGTCTCGAAGAAACCGAACGAACATTCCCGACGGAACCAACATCACGGTCACCACGAGTCGACGCGGGGAGCAGATCCGCGTCGACAAGGGTGATCGCGTCGAAGTCGACGGCGCACCCGCCGTCGTCCTCGACGACGATCGGAGCTCGCTCCGCAACGAGGGAACAATCGCGACGACGGGTGACACGGAGACGGTGCGTGTCGACGCGGATCGCGTCGCCGTGAAGAACACGTCACATGGCGCGATCGAGGCCGAGGACACGGCCGTCGAGATCACCGGCGAGCGCGCCTTCGTCGCGAACGACGGGCGCCTCGAGGGTGATGTCAACGGCGTGAACTTCGTCAACGGTGGCGAGTCCTCCGGGACGCTCGTGAATCGCGGTGTCATCGAGAGCGACAGTCGCGCCGTGAACATCGGCGGCGAGAACATCCTCGTCGTGAATCAGGGCGACATCATCGGTACCGGAGATCAGCGCAACGGCACCATCTACTCCGACGCGAGCGCCGAGCGCTACGCCATCGTGAACGACCACGGCGCCACGATCGACGCCGGGGAAGGCAATCAGGGCGCGGGCATCGCTCTCCAGACGGGCGACGAAGACGGCGAGAGCGTGCGCGCATCGATCGTCAACCGCGGCGAGATCGACGGTCGCGGGCAGGCCGCTTCCAACGTGGGGCTTGCTGGCGACGGGATCCGCATCTTCTCGGGCACACCCGGCGGTGAGGACGAGAGCTTCCGCGGCAACCTCGTGAACTCGGGTCGCATCTCCTCGGAGAGCAACCAGGGCACGACGGCGGGCGTGCGCGTCGCCGACGGCGTCGGGTTCGACGGCACGATCGCCAATCAGCACGGCGGTGTGATCGAGGGGGCCAACAACGGCCTCTACTTCGGCAACGCCGAGCACGATGCGCGTGTGCTGAACGACGGGACGATCCAGTCGGACTCGCGGGCCGTCAACATCGACGGCACCGGCGTCGACCTGGTGAACCGCGGCGAGATCCTCGGCACGGGCAACCAGCGCAACGGCACGATCTACTCGGACGCCACCGCGGACGACTACTCGATCGTGAACGAGCGCCACGCGACCGTGGACGCCGGAGAAGGCAACCAGGGCGCCGGGATCGCGCTTCAGACCGGGGACGTCGACGGCGACACGGTCGAGGCTTCGATCGTGAACCGCGGAGAGATCGACGGTCGCGGCCAGGCCGCTTCGAACGTCGGCCTTGCGGGCGATGGTGTCCGGATCTTCTCGGGCACGCCGGGAGGTGAAAACGAGACCTTCGAGGGTCACCTCGTGAACTCGGGTCGCATCTCCTCGGAGAGCAACCAGGGCACGACCGCGGGCGTGCGCGTCGCCGATGGCGTCGGCTTCGACGGCACGATCGCCAATCAGCGCGGCGGTCTCATCGAGGGCGCGAACAACGGTCTCTACTTCGGCAACGCCGAGCACGACGCGCGCGTCGTGAACGACGGGACGATCCAGTCGGATTCGCGGGCCGTCAACATCGACGGCACCGGCGTCGACCTGGTGAACCGCGGTGACATCCTCGGCACGGACAACCAGCGCAACGGCACGATCTATTCGGACGCGACGGCGGACGACTACTCGATCCGGAACGAGCGCCGCGGGGACGTGGATGCCGGCGAAGGGAACCAGGGCGCGGGAATCGCATTGCAGACCGGCGACGTCGATGGCGACACGGTGCATGCGCAGATCGTGAACCGCGGCGAGATCGACGGCCGGGGGCAGGGGGCCGCGGACAGCGGACTCGCCGGCGACGGGATTCGCATCTTCTCGGGCACGCCCGGGGGAGAAGACGAGACCTTCGAGGGCTATCTGATCAACTCGGGCCGCATCTCCTCGGAGAGCACCCAGGGGCCGACCTCCGGGGTGCGGATCGCGAACGGCGTCGGCTTCGACGGCACGATCGCGAACCGGCGCGGTGGCTTGATCGAAGGGGCCAACAACGGCCTCTACTTCGGTGATGCCGCCCACGACGCCCGGGTGATCAACGACGGCACGATCCGTTCGGACTCCCGCGCCGTGAACATCGACGGCTCGGGCGTCGAGCTCGTGAACCGGGGCGACATCGTCGGCACCGGGAATCAGCGCAACGGCACGATCTACTCCGACGCAACCGCCGAGGACTACCAGGTCGTGAACGAGCGCCGGGGGCTGGTGGACGCGGGCCATGGCAACGACGGCGCGGGGATCTCGCTCCAGACGGGGGACGAGAACGGCGACATCGTCTCGGCTTCGGTCCGGAACTCGGGCCGCATCGTCGGGCGCGGGGACGGCGAAGGGAACCTCGAGGGCGACGGCGTCCGGATCTTCTCGGGCGCGAGCGAGGCACCCGATGGCGTGATCTTCCAGGGGGATCTGGAGAACTACCGCGACATCCTCGGCTCGGATGACGCCATCGACATCCGCGCGGGCGTGACCCTCGACGGCGACATCGTGAATACGGGTCGTCTGGTGGGCGACGACACGGGCATCGAGATCACGGGAGCCGTGGACGGAGTGATTCGCAACCACGGCATCATCGCGGGCGGCCGCGCCGCCATCGATGCCTCCGAGGCCGAAGCCGGAGTCGAGGTCCTGAACCGGGGTCGGATCGACGGCGACGCCCTGCTCAGTGCCTTCGACGACGTCTTCGTGAACGACGGTTTCGGCCGCATCCACGGCGACGTCCTCGGCGGTGCGGGCGACGACCGCATCGAGGGGGGGCGCTTCGGCGACCGTCTCTTCGGAGGCGCCGGAAACGACGAGCTCCGCGGAGGCGGCGGCGACGACTTCCTGCAGGGAGGCGGTGGCAGCGACCTGACCGACGGCGGCTCGGGGAACGACACCGCGTCGTTCGCCGACATCGGGAGCAGCGTCACGGCGGACCTCTCGGAAGGAGAGGCGAGCTACGCGGCACCGAACGGCAACACGGTGACGGACCAGCTGGTCTCCATCGAGAACCTGGTCGGCTCGAGCAACGCCGACTCTCTGGCAGGCGACGAAGGGAACAACGTGCTCACCGGCGGTGACGGGGAAGACACCTTCGTCTTCCGGGCCAACGCCGGCCGAGACGTGGTGACCGACTTCGAGGAGGGAGACCGCCTCGACGTGAGTGACCTGTTCGACTCCGCGGAGGACGCGTTGACAGCGGCGCGTCAGGTTGGCGCCAACACGGTCGTGGACCTGGGGTCCGGCGACCGTGTCACGCTCGTCGGCGTGCAGGCTGACGACCTCGACGCGGACGTGTTCCTCGTCTAG
- a CDS encoding glutathione S-transferase family protein — translation MSIRATKLYDYPFSGNGYKIRLALAQLELPFAYERVDILAGETRSEAFLRKNPNGEIPVLALSDGTHLVESNAILCWLTDGSRLMPVDSLERAQVLRWMFFEQSNIDRVIGRARFCRTFPEVVEGFATERDFGLWTGMGNRTLGVLDGHLTARSFLVGERYSAADISVYGYVHVAEGGGFDLGRYPAVGAWLERVRSEDGHVSIDAIPA, via the coding sequence ATGTCGATCCGCGCGACGAAACTCTACGACTACCCGTTCTCGGGCAACGGCTACAAGATTCGTCTCGCCCTCGCCCAGCTGGAGCTTCCGTTCGCCTACGAGCGCGTGGACATCCTCGCCGGCGAAACGCGCAGCGAGGCGTTCCTGCGCAAGAACCCGAACGGCGAGATCCCGGTCCTCGCGCTGTCGGACGGCACCCATCTCGTGGAATCCAACGCGATCCTGTGCTGGCTGACCGACGGTTCGCGCCTGATGCCCGTCGACTCACTGGAGCGAGCCCAGGTGCTCCGCTGGATGTTCTTCGAGCAGAGCAACATCGACCGGGTGATCGGACGAGCGCGCTTCTGCCGCACCTTCCCAGAGGTGGTGGAGGGATTCGCCACCGAGCGCGACTTCGGGCTCTGGACGGGGATGGGGAACCGGACCCTCGGCGTCCTGGACGGCCACCTCACGGCGCGGTCGTTCCTGGTGGGCGAGCGCTACAGCGCCGCGGACATCAGCGTGTACGGCTACGTCCACGTGGCCGAAGGAGGCGGCTTCGACCTCGGTCGCTATCCGGCGGTCGGTGCCTGGCTCGAGCGGGTGCGGAGCGAGGACGGGCACGTCTCGATCGACGCGATTCCTGCATGA
- a CDS encoding SRPBCC family protein yields the protein MARYVDAIDLPIPIEEAFDYLADFSKTAEWDPGVARARRITRGKVRKGSRFEVTVSFLGRRVPFEYEITEYERPSRLVLTGGDASLRSIDEITFVARPDGTRVTYEAQVELLGIRQLAEPVLQVLFQRVGRLAVRGLRERWANVDARESGPRCVSIAKRASRVKRTTNTKRRPASPGPKRAASSS from the coding sequence ATGGCCCGATACGTCGACGCGATCGATCTTCCCATCCCGATCGAAGAGGCCTTCGACTACCTGGCCGACTTCAGCAAGACCGCCGAATGGGACCCGGGGGTCGCCCGGGCGCGGCGCATCACCCGTGGCAAGGTCCGAAAAGGCAGCCGCTTCGAGGTGACCGTCTCGTTCCTCGGGCGCCGGGTTCCGTTCGAGTACGAGATCACCGAGTACGAACGACCGTCCCGGCTCGTGCTGACCGGCGGCGACGCCTCCCTTCGCTCGATCGACGAGATCACCTTCGTCGCGAGACCCGATGGCACCCGCGTCACCTATGAGGCGCAGGTCGAGCTCCTGGGCATTCGGCAACTGGCCGAGCCGGTGCTCCAGGTCTTGTTCCAGCGCGTCGGTCGGCTCGCGGTGCGCGGACTGCGCGAACGGTGGGCAAACGTCGACGCACGGGAGTCCGGGCCGCGATGCGTTTCGATAGCGAAGCGCGCTTCGCGTGTGAAACGAACGACGAACACGAAGCGGCGCCCCGCTTCGCCGGGCCCGAAGCGGGCGGCGAGCTCCTCATGA
- a CDS encoding type I secretion system permease/ATPase produces the protein MNAKDASLGAMLRDARPALLGVAAFSCVVNVLMLASPLYMMQLYDRVLPSQSVPTLIALSLLLVGVVAVVGVFEFLRSRVMVRLGLGLDQRVASRVFEEIVEREPRSGAQHRDLPLQDLAQLRGFLTGPGLFTFFDAPWVPIYLLVITLLHPLLGAIALAGAVWLFGLALASERWTRKPLEAAAEAQDRESAWVESVRRGADTLIAMGMTSGAKTRWHREREETLQGQAFASDRAGLLAAVSRSSRLLLQSAMLGTGAALAIQGSVSAGAMVAGSILLGRALSPVEQAIAHWKSFLAARRAHRRLAALVGEAAEENGALRLPAPSGHLAVEGVTAGPPGARRATLKQVRFALEKGEVLGIIGKSGAGKSTLAKILAGIWTPQQGEVRLDETSLAHWHPDDVSRAVGYLPQQIELFEGTVRDNIARLDPDARDEEILRAAKLAGAHELIAHLPDGYETEIGRDGMSLSGGQRQRIALARALYGSPSVVILDEPNSSLDAEGDRALTRAIEALKEQGSTVVVIAHRPSAVAAVDRVLVLESGKVAAFGPRDEIMSPRGAKASTVRTRSNVRQLERAQA, from the coding sequence ATGAACGCCAAAGACGCTTCTCTCGGAGCGATGCTCCGCGACGCCAGGCCGGCCCTCCTGGGCGTGGCCGCCTTCAGCTGCGTCGTGAACGTCCTGATGCTCGCGAGCCCGCTGTACATGATGCAGCTCTACGATCGGGTCCTCCCGAGTCAGAGCGTTCCGACGCTGATCGCGTTGTCTCTCTTGCTCGTGGGCGTCGTCGCCGTGGTCGGCGTCTTCGAGTTCCTGCGATCCCGTGTGATGGTGCGGTTGGGACTCGGCCTGGACCAGCGCGTGGCGAGCCGCGTCTTCGAGGAGATCGTCGAGCGCGAGCCGCGGTCGGGGGCGCAGCATCGCGACCTGCCCCTACAGGACCTCGCACAGCTTCGCGGGTTTCTGACCGGGCCCGGCCTCTTCACCTTCTTCGACGCGCCCTGGGTCCCTATCTACCTATTGGTGATCACGCTCCTGCATCCGCTTCTCGGCGCGATCGCGCTCGCCGGCGCGGTCTGGCTCTTCGGGTTGGCGCTCGCGAGCGAGCGATGGACGCGGAAGCCCCTCGAAGCCGCGGCCGAAGCACAGGATCGCGAGTCCGCGTGGGTCGAGAGCGTACGGCGCGGCGCGGACACCCTGATCGCGATGGGCATGACCTCCGGCGCGAAGACGCGCTGGCACCGCGAGCGCGAGGAGACCCTGCAAGGGCAGGCGTTCGCGTCGGATCGCGCAGGTCTGCTCGCCGCGGTCTCGCGCTCGTCTCGTCTGCTGCTGCAGTCCGCCATGTTGGGGACCGGGGCGGCGCTGGCGATCCAGGGCAGCGTCAGCGCGGGCGCCATGGTGGCCGGTTCGATCCTGCTGGGTCGAGCGCTGTCTCCCGTCGAGCAGGCGATCGCGCACTGGAAGAGTTTCCTTGCGGCGCGCCGAGCGCATCGCCGGTTGGCGGCCCTCGTCGGCGAGGCCGCCGAAGAGAACGGCGCGCTGCGACTGCCTGCACCGTCGGGGCATCTCGCGGTCGAAGGCGTCACTGCCGGACCGCCGGGTGCGCGCCGCGCGACCCTGAAGCAGGTGCGGTTCGCACTCGAGAAGGGAGAGGTGCTCGGGATCATCGGCAAGAGCGGGGCCGGGAAGTCCACGCTCGCGAAGATCCTGGCGGGTATCTGGACACCGCAGCAAGGTGAGGTCCGCCTGGACGAGACCTCGCTCGCCCACTGGCACCCCGACGACGTATCCCGCGCGGTGGGGTACCTCCCGCAGCAGATCGAGCTCTTCGAAGGCACGGTGCGCGACAACATTGCGCGCCTCGACCCCGACGCGCGCGACGAGGAGATCCTGCGGGCCGCAAAGCTGGCCGGCGCTCACGAGCTGATCGCTCACCTCCCCGACGGCTACGAGACCGAGATCGGCCGAGACGGAATGAGCCTCTCGGGAGGACAGCGACAGCGCATCGCGCTCGCGCGCGCCCTCTATGGCTCCCCCTCAGTCGTGATCCTCGATGAGCCGAACTCGAGCCTCGACGCCGAGGGCGACCGCGCCCTGACGCGCGCCATCGAGGCGCTCAAGGAACAGGGCAGCACCGTCGTCGTGATCGCACACCGCCCCAGCGCGGTGGCTGCGGTCGACCGCGTGCTCGTGTTGGAGAGCGGCAAGGTGGCCGCATTCGGACCGCGGGACGAGATCATGAGCCCGCGCGGCGCCAAGGCTTCCACGGTCCGAACTCGATCGAACGTCCGCCAGCTGGAGAGGGCCCAGGCATGA
- a CDS encoding LysR family transcriptional regulator encodes MDKLAAMQTFVEVVDQGSLTAAARSLGRSQTTVVRGLAQLESELGVRLIQRTTRRHALTGEGRTFLEACRRILADLDEAEAALTDAAAEPRGQLRVTAPVVFGSWHVAPLVAEFAKRYPNVQVDVVLSDGVVDLVEESVDVAVRIGSLADSSMIAVPVARMRRVVCASPGLLEEVGTPLRPADLETRPSIDFKPLTASGTWHFDAEGDDATVQPPAAFTCNQALVAAEACAQGLGFCLLLGYQAAPMVRSGDLEVVLADFEPTPRPVSLVYPGSRLVTARVRVFLEWMREQLRSRQVSV; translated from the coding sequence ATGGACAAGCTCGCGGCGATGCAGACCTTCGTGGAGGTCGTCGATCAGGGCAGTCTCACCGCGGCGGCCCGATCGCTCGGGCGGTCCCAGACGACGGTGGTTCGGGGCCTGGCCCAGCTCGAGAGCGAGCTCGGGGTCCGGCTGATCCAGCGGACGACCCGCCGGCACGCCCTGACCGGAGAAGGCAGGACCTTCCTCGAAGCCTGCCGCCGCATCCTCGCGGACCTCGATGAAGCAGAGGCCGCGCTCACCGACGCGGCCGCCGAACCGCGAGGTCAGCTCCGCGTCACCGCCCCGGTCGTCTTCGGCAGCTGGCACGTGGCGCCTCTCGTCGCCGAGTTCGCAAAGCGGTACCCGAACGTTCAAGTGGACGTCGTGCTCAGCGACGGCGTGGTCGATCTCGTCGAGGAATCGGTGGACGTCGCCGTGCGGATCGGCAGCCTCGCCGACTCCTCGATGATCGCGGTCCCGGTCGCGCGGATGCGGCGCGTCGTATGCGCGAGCCCAGGCCTGCTCGAAGAGGTCGGAACCCCGCTGCGGCCTGCGGACCTCGAGACGCGTCCGAGCATCGACTTCAAGCCGCTGACAGCGAGCGGCACCTGGCACTTCGATGCCGAGGGAGACGATGCGACGGTCCAACCTCCGGCGGCGTTCACCTGCAATCAAGCGCTCGTCGCCGCCGAAGCGTGCGCGCAAGGCCTCGGCTTCTGCCTCCTCCTCGGCTACCAGGCCGCCCCCATGGTGCGATCGGGCGACCTGGAGGTGGTGCTCGCCGACTTCGAACCCACGCCGCGACCGGTCAGCCTCGTGTATCCCGGATCGCGTCTCGTCACGGCGCGCGTGCGGGTGTTTCTGGAGTGGATGCGAGAGCAGCTTCGGTCGCGACAGGTGTCCGTCTAG
- a CDS encoding pyridoxamine 5'-phosphate oxidase family protein, whose translation MDGRNLFHLGEFETQRALGTRSEASSRAREMFRASLTRAQAAFLGRVSFLAVAARDAADRPWATLVFGKPGFAFTTAPDALAVTTHRDPRDPAYRTLSSSGDVGLLAIDPRSGRRLRVNGLARATEVGFDVAITQVFPNCPRFVSLRELWASPSLAPGVHAVTDLHDPAIAWIASARSFFLATGYGACDAGAPYGMDVSHRGGERGFVRIEGPRDLSFPDYTGNDLFSSIGNLVKDPMAGLVFVSLETGDLVQLSGTAAIEWRAASAPSDGATRRIRIHIDNFVCRPGVIARVRMKGASMKSTNYAKKFVTER comes from the coding sequence ATGGACGGTCGAAATCTCTTTCATCTCGGGGAGTTCGAGACCCAGCGGGCGCTCGGTACGAGGTCGGAGGCGTCCTCCCGCGCGCGCGAGATGTTCCGCGCCTCCCTCACCCGCGCCCAGGCCGCGTTCCTCGGCCGGGTCTCCTTTCTCGCGGTGGCCGCACGCGACGCCGCCGACCGACCCTGGGCCACGCTCGTCTTCGGCAAACCTGGCTTCGCCTTCACGACGGCCCCGGACGCGCTCGCGGTGACGACGCACCGCGACCCCCGTGATCCGGCCTATCGAACGCTGAGCTCCTCCGGTGATGTCGGGCTCCTCGCGATCGATCCCCGCAGTGGCCGACGGCTGCGGGTCAACGGTCTCGCCCGCGCCACGGAAGTCGGCTTCGACGTGGCGATCACCCAGGTGTTCCCGAACTGTCCGCGCTTCGTCTCATTGCGCGAACTCTGGGCGAGCCCGTCGCTCGCGCCTGGCGTGCACGCTGTCACCGATCTTCACGACCCCGCGATCGCGTGGATCGCTTCGGCGCGCTCGTTCTTCCTCGCGACCGGGTATGGCGCGTGTGATGCCGGAGCCCCCTACGGCATGGACGTGTCTCATCGCGGTGGCGAGCGGGGTTTCGTTCGCATCGAAGGTCCGCGCGATCTGAGCTTCCCGGACTACACGGGGAACGATCTCTTCTCTTCGATCGGAAACCTGGTCAAGGACCCAATGGCAGGGTTGGTGTTCGTGTCGCTCGAGACGGGCGATCTCGTGCAGCTCAGCGGAACGGCGGCGATCGAATGGCGCGCTGCCTCTGCTCCGAGCGACGGAGCAACGCGCCGAATCCGTATCCATATCGACAACTTCGTGTGTCGCCCCGGTGTGATCGCCCGGGTGCGAATGAAGGGTGCGTCGATGAAATCGACGAACTACGCAAAAAAGTTTGTCACCGAACGGTGA
- a CDS encoding alpha/beta fold hydrolase — protein sequence MAWVLPFIALWACASLPEASRRVGDATHTYALAGADGPVVVFESGLGDGRDSWSGVFEPVSGFARAFAYDRAGYGGSHSSAALRDGATVVAELRRLLRALDLAPPYLLVGHSLGGHFVELFAREHPEEVAGVVFVDARHVDFSQRCVAQEVERCGVPWFVRWLMPAGARAELAASARTEAQLRAAAPFPPIPVRVLSAGQRPASMPNLRREWARAQADLARLSPRGSQETCDACGHYVQRDDPERVVRTIQEGVEELRSSAQVYRGGL from the coding sequence ATGGCATGGGTGCTGCCGTTCATCGCGCTCTGGGCGTGCGCATCCCTGCCCGAGGCGTCGCGGCGCGTCGGCGACGCCACCCACACCTACGCCCTCGCCGGCGCAGACGGACCCGTCGTCGTATTCGAATCGGGGTTGGGGGACGGGCGCGATTCCTGGAGCGGTGTCTTCGAACCGGTCTCCGGGTTCGCGCGCGCCTTCGCCTACGACCGCGCCGGCTACGGTGGGAGCCACTCGTCCGCGGCCCTGCGCGACGGCGCCACGGTCGTCGCCGAGCTGCGCCGCCTGCTCCGCGCGCTCGACCTCGCGCCGCCCTACCTCCTGGTAGGACACTCCCTCGGCGGTCACTTCGTCGAGCTCTTCGCGCGGGAGCACCCCGAGGAGGTCGCCGGCGTCGTCTTCGTCGATGCCCGCCACGTGGACTTCAGCCAGCGCTGTGTCGCGCAGGAGGTCGAGCGCTGCGGCGTGCCCTGGTTCGTGCGGTGGCTCATGCCGGCTGGAGCCCGCGCCGAGCTCGCCGCGTCGGCGCGAACCGAGGCACAGCTGCGGGCCGCGGCGCCCTTCCCGCCCATTCCGGTACGTGTGCTGAGCGCGGGACAGCGCCCGGCGAGCATGCCCAACCTGCGCCGGGAGTGGGCGCGCGCCCAGGCCGACCTGGCGCGGCTCTCGCCTCGCGGCTCGCAAGAGACCTGCGACGCGTGCGGTCACTACGTGCAGCGGGACGACCCGGAGCGGGTGGTGCGGACGATCCAGGAAGGAGTCGAGGAATTGAGATCGAGCGCCCAAGTGTACCGTGGGGGCCTTTAA
- a CDS encoding HlyD family type I secretion periplasmic adaptor subunit: protein MNAENSDRIEVSTDTKPYVKGGLLGLLGLAAAFIGWATLAELDGAVIAPGKVAVEGSRKTVQATGSGVVSELLVRDGEHVTEGQVLVRIDHTVSRAVHENARARFEALLAAQSRLDAERSDATTITFGEELSSGEPSAQRAIETEEARFHARREERRAAHRAIEARIPRLEATRGGHRARWEAARIEASAVQEDLESARALFDRGYLSKTRLRALERDHARARGQAASSLAEANSTAQEIEEARLELAHAESQWRERVTSELETTRRALLDARRALVEAERGLHYTAVRAPTTGHVFGLAVHTEGGVVREGQELLQIVPDEAPLIVEARIPVHEVDRISQGQSARVQLTAFDVETVAPVEGTVESISADRVEDPALRTGFYVARIRIEHAVANLSSVELRAGMPAETWIRTGQKSAVRYLMEPLTSSWERAFTDG from the coding sequence ATGAACGCAGAGAACTCGGATCGGATCGAGGTCTCGACGGACACGAAGCCGTACGTGAAGGGCGGCCTGCTGGGTCTGCTCGGACTCGCGGCAGCGTTCATCGGCTGGGCGACGCTCGCCGAGCTCGACGGCGCCGTCATCGCGCCGGGGAAGGTGGCCGTGGAGGGCAGCCGGAAGACGGTGCAAGCCACGGGCAGCGGCGTGGTGAGCGAACTGCTCGTTCGCGACGGCGAGCACGTCACAGAGGGTCAGGTGCTCGTGCGTATCGACCACACGGTCAGTCGCGCCGTCCACGAGAACGCGCGCGCGCGCTTCGAAGCACTGCTCGCAGCCCAGAGTCGACTCGACGCGGAGCGCTCGGACGCCACCACGATCACATTCGGAGAGGAGCTATCGAGTGGCGAGCCCAGCGCACAGCGCGCGATCGAGACGGAGGAGGCGCGATTCCATGCGCGGCGCGAGGAGCGTCGGGCGGCCCACCGGGCGATCGAGGCGCGGATTCCACGACTCGAAGCGACCCGAGGCGGTCACCGGGCGCGCTGGGAAGCGGCCCGCATCGAAGCGAGCGCGGTGCAGGAAGATCTCGAGAGTGCCCGGGCGCTGTTCGATCGCGGCTATCTCTCGAAGACCCGGCTGCGCGCCCTCGAGCGAGACCACGCGCGTGCCAGAGGCCAGGCCGCGAGCAGCCTCGCCGAGGCGAACAGCACCGCGCAGGAGATCGAGGAAGCGCGCCTGGAGCTGGCCCACGCCGAAAGCCAGTGGCGCGAGCGGGTGACCAGCGAGCTCGAGACGACGCGGCGGGCGCTCCTCGACGCGCGACGGGCGCTGGTCGAGGCCGAGCGCGGTCTCCACTACACCGCCGTGCGCGCCCCGACCACGGGCCATGTCTTCGGACTCGCCGTCCACACGGAGGGGGGCGTGGTGCGCGAAGGGCAGGAGCTGCTTCAGATCGTGCCCGACGAGGCTCCGTTGATCGTCGAAGCGCGGATCCCGGTGCACGAAGTCGATCGCATCTCCCAGGGACAGTCGGCGCGCGTGCAGTTGACCGCGTTCGATGTGGAGACGGTCGCGCCGGTCGAGGGCACGGTCGAGTCGATCTCGGCAGACCGTGTCGAGGATCCCGCGCTTCGCACGGGCTTCTACGTCGCTCGCATCCGCATCGAACACGCGGTGGCGAACCTGTCGAGTGTCGAACTCCGCGCGGGCATGCCCGCGGAAACCTGGATTCGGACCGGGCAGAAGAGCGCGGTTCGATACCTGATGGAGCCGCTCACGAGCAGCTGGGAACGGGCCTTCACCGACGGGTAG